The following are from one region of the Myxococcus stipitatus genome:
- a CDS encoding non-ribosomal peptide synthetase — protein sequence MRMGELLAELNRRGLEVWSEGEALKLRGPKGAAGEELRQALAEHKGELLALLRERQRVSETRPIVPTPRTGPAPLSFGQQRLWFLHRLEPGSSAYNLVMPLRVDGGQLDPALLERCFLEIVRRHEILRTRYAEEQGVPVQVVDPEPQLEFATIHEAEVLAFEPDGMEAFLRREGERPFDLTTGPLFRLLVVDRGPQGQYVQACLHHISADVWARAVIVRELGALYQAFSQGLPSPLAPLPLQYSDFAIWQRNHLQGAVRQQLVEAWRRRLEGMPPLLELPADRARPRVQTFAGGEVRLEIPPAVTELLKARSHAASATPFMGMLAAFFVLLHRLTGRDDLVVGANSINRSRPELEPLVGFFVDNLVMRVDLGGRPSFTTVLERVREVVLDAFAHQDLPFDLLVEELKPPRTLGYNPLFQVVFSWTREVDGPAPTSGPQVQPLDFEITTSRFDLNLFAEDRGDRLTLRLVFNRDLFERETIQRYADCLQRLLPALLEAPDRPISEPPMLSLEERERVLHQWNDTRGEGADGPCLHELIEARAARSPDACAVVVDDEELSYGELDQRSDRLAAHLQTLGVGPEVVVGIYLGRSPSLVVALLAVLKAGGAFLALDPEEPPERLRRILDDARPKVLIASGAHPERTGMNVVQVEPSFTALPDATGRRLRRDAAPDHLAYILYTSGSTGQPKGTLVTHRSIVNYLRWCVGAYRLEEGVGSPVLGSVSFDGTLTSLFAPLLVGKALFLLPRHRELEVLASQDYLERDFSFIKLTPSHLRAFDGLGRLREVLARTRAVVLGGEGLHGGDLETWVASDALTRVINEYGPTEAAVACSLHEVPHDGTPLPERVPIGRPITNMELYVLDRDGQPVPRGVVGELYIGGVGLARGYLGRPALTAERFVPNPFVTGQPGREGSRLYRTGDLARHLADGSLEFLGRVDDQLKIRGHRVETGEVEAALSRHPRVVHAAVRLQRAAGEEPRLVAWVQPSGAQDAPSLEASLRSAIQGLLPEYMRPSTYFFVEALPLTASGKVDRKALPVAPASTPAVLPASARSIGMSSTEQTLQALYGELLGLQTVSPDASFFDLGGHSLLAITLLARIREQLGVEVPLGEVFERPSVKALARWLDGQSQVPASRPPLPDGVVALRSSGRNPPLFITPPSAGNPAVYLGLTRHLSPEQPVLGFQMPGVMDDRPPPATVEETAALYIDLMRRAQPEGPYRIAGWSYGGIVACEMARQLEARGERVALLGLIDGASLDRKAARDSRDLREAVSTGSQLVKVMVETPLPRDYENLRLVGEWMGISLPDSPKDLLRKDAGGKRAYLRRFMGDVGRTARNMRVTLRAERSYVFTSYPGTATLFRAEPPKDGRDALVESVSRFARGGVQVTVVPGNHMTLIMEDQHVAVLARHLQASLDAVVPAPWVQAGSRPLLTAGGGVPQFTKEVA from the coding sequence ATGAGGATGGGAGAGCTGCTCGCCGAGCTGAACCGGCGAGGTCTCGAGGTCTGGTCGGAAGGGGAGGCCCTCAAGCTGCGCGGCCCGAAGGGCGCCGCGGGTGAGGAGCTCCGTCAGGCCCTCGCCGAGCACAAGGGGGAGCTGCTCGCCCTGCTGCGGGAGCGCCAGCGTGTGAGCGAGACGCGGCCCATCGTCCCGACGCCTCGCACGGGGCCCGCGCCGCTCTCCTTCGGTCAACAGCGACTGTGGTTCCTCCATCGCCTCGAACCGGGGAGCTCCGCCTACAACCTCGTGATGCCCCTGCGCGTCGACGGGGGGCAGCTCGACCCCGCGCTGCTGGAGCGCTGCTTCCTCGAGATCGTCCGCAGGCACGAGATCCTCCGCACCCGCTACGCGGAGGAGCAGGGCGTCCCGGTCCAGGTCGTCGACCCGGAGCCACAGCTCGAGTTCGCCACCATCCACGAGGCGGAGGTGCTCGCCTTCGAGCCCGACGGCATGGAGGCCTTCTTGCGGCGCGAGGGCGAGCGCCCCTTCGACCTGACCACGGGGCCGTTGTTCCGGCTCCTCGTGGTGGATCGCGGCCCCCAGGGCCAATACGTCCAGGCCTGTCTGCATCACATCTCGGCGGACGTGTGGGCCCGCGCCGTCATCGTTCGCGAGCTGGGGGCCCTCTATCAGGCGTTCTCCCAGGGCCTGCCTTCTCCGCTGGCGCCGCTCCCGCTCCAATACTCGGACTTCGCCATCTGGCAGCGCAACCACCTTCAGGGCGCGGTCCGGCAGCAGCTGGTGGAGGCGTGGCGCAGACGCCTGGAGGGGATGCCGCCGCTGCTGGAGTTGCCGGCGGATCGTGCGCGGCCCCGCGTTCAGACCTTCGCCGGGGGTGAGGTCCGGCTCGAGATTCCTCCCGCCGTCACCGAGCTCCTGAAGGCGAGGAGCCACGCGGCCAGCGCCACGCCCTTCATGGGCATGCTGGCCGCGTTCTTCGTGCTCCTGCATCGACTCACCGGCCGAGACGACCTGGTGGTGGGCGCCAACTCCATCAACCGGAGCCGGCCCGAGCTGGAGCCGCTGGTGGGCTTCTTCGTGGACAACCTGGTGATGCGCGTGGACCTGGGCGGACGGCCTTCGTTCACCACGGTGCTCGAGCGCGTGCGCGAGGTCGTGCTCGACGCCTTCGCCCATCAGGACCTGCCCTTCGACCTCCTCGTCGAGGAACTCAAGCCGCCGAGGACGCTCGGCTACAACCCGCTGTTCCAGGTGGTGTTCTCGTGGACGCGGGAGGTGGACGGGCCCGCGCCGACCTCCGGGCCCCAGGTCCAGCCGCTCGACTTCGAGATCACCACCTCCCGCTTCGACCTCAACCTCTTCGCGGAGGACCGGGGCGACCGGCTCACCCTGCGGCTCGTGTTCAATCGCGACCTCTTCGAACGGGAGACCATCCAGCGCTACGCGGACTGTCTCCAGCGCCTGTTGCCCGCGCTGCTCGAGGCGCCGGACCGCCCCATCTCCGAGCCCCCCATGCTCTCCCTGGAGGAGCGCGAGCGTGTCCTCCATCAGTGGAACGACACCCGAGGGGAGGGCGCCGACGGGCCGTGCCTGCATGAGCTCATCGAGGCGCGCGCGGCCCGGAGCCCGGATGCGTGCGCCGTGGTCGTGGATGACGAGGAGTTGTCGTATGGCGAGCTGGACCAGCGAAGCGACCGGCTCGCGGCCCATCTCCAGACCCTGGGCGTGGGGCCGGAGGTGGTGGTCGGCATCTACCTGGGGCGCTCGCCCTCGCTCGTCGTCGCCTTGCTGGCCGTGCTCAAGGCCGGCGGCGCGTTCCTCGCGCTCGACCCGGAGGAGCCACCCGAGCGGCTGAGGCGCATCCTCGACGACGCCCGGCCCAAGGTGTTGATCGCCTCGGGAGCCCATCCGGAGCGGACGGGGATGAACGTCGTCCAGGTGGAGCCGTCGTTCACCGCCCTCCCGGACGCCACGGGCCGCCGCCTGCGCCGGGACGCCGCTCCCGACCACCTCGCGTACATCCTCTACACCTCCGGCTCGACGGGGCAGCCCAAGGGCACGCTGGTGACGCACCGGAGCATCGTCAACTACCTGCGTTGGTGCGTGGGGGCGTACCGGCTCGAGGAGGGCGTGGGGAGCCCGGTGCTCGGCTCGGTGAGCTTCGACGGCACGCTCACCAGCCTCTTCGCGCCGCTGCTCGTCGGAAAGGCCCTGTTCCTGCTGCCGCGACACCGGGAGCTGGAGGTGCTGGCCTCCCAGGACTACCTGGAGCGGGACTTCAGCTTCATCAAGCTGACGCCGTCCCACCTGCGCGCGTTCGATGGCCTGGGGCGCTTGCGGGAGGTCCTCGCGCGGACCCGCGCCGTCGTGCTCGGCGGCGAGGGGCTGCACGGCGGTGACCTGGAGACCTGGGTGGCGTCGGATGCCCTGACGCGCGTCATCAACGAGTACGGCCCGACCGAAGCCGCCGTCGCGTGCTCCCTCCACGAGGTGCCCCATGACGGGACTCCCCTCCCGGAGCGGGTCCCCATCGGCCGGCCCATCACCAACATGGAGCTGTACGTCCTCGACCGCGACGGCCAGCCCGTGCCTCGGGGCGTGGTGGGCGAGCTGTACATCGGAGGCGTGGGGTTGGCCCGAGGCTACCTGGGACGCCCCGCGCTGACCGCGGAGCGCTTCGTCCCCAATCCCTTCGTGACGGGACAGCCGGGCAGGGAGGGCTCGCGGCTGTATCGCACCGGCGACCTCGCGCGCCACCTGGCCGACGGGTCGCTGGAGTTCCTGGGGCGGGTGGATGACCAGCTCAAGATTCGCGGCCACCGCGTGGAGACAGGCGAGGTCGAGGCGGCGCTCTCCCGCCATCCGCGGGTCGTCCACGCCGCGGTGAGACTCCAGCGCGCGGCGGGCGAGGAGCCGCGACTGGTGGCCTGGGTCCAACCCTCCGGCGCACAGGACGCGCCGTCGCTGGAGGCCTCCCTGCGGAGCGCCATCCAGGGACTGCTGCCTGAATACATGCGCCCCTCCACGTACTTCTTCGTCGAGGCGCTGCCCCTCACCGCGAGCGGGAAGGTGGACCGCAAGGCGCTGCCCGTCGCGCCCGCGAGCACGCCGGCGGTCCTCCCCGCGTCGGCGCGTTCCATCGGCATGTCCTCGACCGAGCAGACGCTCCAGGCGCTCTATGGCGAGCTGCTCGGTCTCCAGACGGTGTCGCCCGACGCGAGCTTCTTCGACCTGGGAGGCCACTCGCTGCTGGCCATCACCCTCCTGGCCCGCATCCGCGAACAGCTCGGCGTGGAGGTGCCCCTGGGCGAGGTCTTCGAGCGCCCCTCGGTGAAGGCCCTGGCCCGGTGGCTGGACGGCCAGTCCCAGGTACCGGCCTCCCGGCCTCCGCTGCCCGACGGCGTGGTGGCGCTGCGGTCGAGCGGCCGCAACCCCCCGCTGTTCATCACGCCGCCCTCCGCGGGCAACCCCGCCGTCTACCTGGGGCTCACGCGCCACCTGTCCCCGGAGCAGCCCGTCCTGGGCTTCCAGATGCCGGGTGTCATGGACGACAGGCCGCCACCGGCCACGGTCGAGGAGACGGCCGCGCTGTACATCGACCTGATGCGACGGGCGCAGCCGGAGGGCCCGTATCGCATCGCGGGCTGGTCGTATGGCGGCATCGTGGCCTGCGAGATGGCGCGGCAGTTGGAGGCGCGGGGTGAACGGGTGGCGCTGCTGGGCCTCATCGATGGCGCGTCGCTCGACCGCAAGGCCGCGCGCGACAGCCGCGACCTGCGCGAGGCGGTGTCCACGGGCTCCCAGCTCGTGAAGGTGATGGTGGAGACACCCCTGCCTCGCGACTACGAGAACCTGCGCCTCGTCGGCGAGTGGATGGGCATCAGCCTGCCCGACTCCCCGAAGGACCTGCTCCGCAAGGACGCGGGGGGCAAGCGCGCGTACCTGCGTCGCTTCATGGGGGACGTGGGCCGCACCGCCCGGAACATGCGCGTCACCCTGCGCGCCGAGCGCTCCTATGTCTTCACGTCATATCCAGGCACGGCCACGCTGTTCCGCGCCGAGCCGCCGAAGGACGGCCGGGACGCGCTGGTCGAGAGCGTGAGCCGGTTCGCCCGGGGAGGCGTGCAGGTCACCGTCGTCCCCGGCAATCACATGACGCTCATCATGGAAGACCAGCACGTCGCCGTGCTGGCCCGGCACCTCCAGGCCAGCCTGGACGCGGTGGTGCCCGCCCCCTGGGTCCAGGCTGGTTCCCGCCCGCTGCTGACCGCGGGTGGGGGAGTCCCGCAGTTCACGAAGGAGGTGGCGTGA
- a CDS encoding patatin-like phospholipase family protein translates to MPLRILSMDGTSISGGEGYVTAGMLGALRQQLDAGGDARSLLNQVDMFVGTSAGAFNAAFFAREENPDAALDKCLQFWGEVVAMNKKGVSLGRTLKALAGLSSFLDSNYMRDFFCSYFGATLRLGDLKRKVVIPTFKLDGQRKGLRTWKAKIFHNVDPDNPRELDERVVDVLMRSGSPPLSYPIYQGLQGEGSGYVDGGIYANNPSLVGVAQAIRDLSRRNNQDQVDTLVADPPSMDVILLLSMGNGVMSSYLEPAFHGGIANWGFARWLLDTSFPMVLVKMLMEAGSDAVHYQCRMILRKKYFRVNPVVEKRLSAYDLQQVEKVLVQVLGQQSTMEQLQRAQHWLLRSGWLVEPQPGTQPGQPTQLGA, encoded by the coding sequence ATGCCACTGCGAATCCTGTCAATGGATGGAACCTCCATCTCCGGAGGAGAGGGCTACGTCACCGCGGGGATGCTGGGCGCGCTCCGGCAACAGCTCGACGCGGGAGGCGACGCGCGTTCGCTGCTCAATCAGGTGGACATGTTCGTGGGGACCTCCGCGGGCGCGTTCAACGCGGCCTTCTTCGCGCGCGAGGAGAACCCCGACGCCGCCCTCGACAAGTGCTTGCAGTTCTGGGGCGAGGTCGTCGCCATGAACAAGAAGGGCGTGTCGCTCGGGCGCACGCTGAAGGCGCTGGCGGGCCTCAGCTCGTTCCTCGACTCCAATTACATGCGCGACTTCTTCTGCAGCTACTTCGGCGCGACGCTGCGGCTGGGAGACCTCAAGCGCAAGGTGGTGATTCCCACCTTCAAGCTCGACGGCCAGCGCAAGGGCCTGCGCACGTGGAAGGCGAAGATCTTCCACAACGTGGACCCCGACAACCCCCGGGAGCTCGACGAGCGCGTGGTGGACGTGCTGATGCGCAGCGGCTCGCCCCCGCTCTCCTATCCCATCTACCAAGGGCTCCAGGGGGAGGGCAGCGGCTACGTCGACGGCGGCATCTATGCCAACAACCCCTCCCTGGTGGGCGTGGCCCAGGCCATCCGTGACCTGTCGCGCCGCAACAACCAGGACCAGGTCGACACCCTCGTCGCGGACCCGCCCAGCATGGACGTCATCCTCCTGCTGTCCATGGGCAATGGCGTCATGTCCAGCTACCTCGAGCCGGCCTTCCACGGCGGCATCGCCAACTGGGGCTTCGCGCGCTGGTTGCTCGACACCAGCTTCCCCATGGTGCTCGTGAAGATGCTGATGGAGGCGGGCTCGGACGCCGTGCACTACCAGTGCCGGATGATCCTCCGGAAGAAGTACTTCCGGGTGAACCCCGTGGTGGAGAAGCGCCTGTCCGCGTACGACCTCCAGCAGGTGGAGAAGGTGCTCGTCCAGGTCCTGGGGCAGCAGTCCACCATGGAGCAGCTCCAGCGCGCGCAGCACTGGCTGCTGCGCTCCGGTTGGCTCGTCGAGCCGCAGCCGGGGACGCAGCCCGGCCAGCCCACGCAGCTGGGAGCCTGA
- a CDS encoding ArsA family ATPase, whose protein sequence is MTRLILVSGRGGAGKTTVAAATALAAARRGTRTLVLSFDGSRDLGAAFGLEPPDASTPSGLPVALDEHLHLLEVDATSELQRGWGGGRGDVAVLLGGGWEGVTSEEVALGPGVDSVVTLARLGELTRERRYELIVVDAPSTSGALRFVAGAESMGWFTRRWSSPSGAMRRLRPSRVDPEGVAALQGARDRLMEVDALLRDPQSTTLRWVTRADARAEQELRRASTAFGLQGIALDCVVINQLVPEGIVASPRVEDFQRLLGTLPVVGLARQERELVGRDALDAFANQLYAGEDPARLMANGPASGFGKDAVDAYRLEVRLPFVNKEDVNLSRREAELVIQVGPLRRNVLLPRMIAQLPTAGARMVGDTLVVDFRRERNA, encoded by the coding sequence ATGACGCGGCTCATTCTCGTCTCGGGACGGGGGGGCGCGGGCAAGACGACGGTGGCGGCGGCGACCGCGCTGGCCGCCGCGCGTCGGGGGACGCGGACCCTGGTCCTCTCCTTCGACGGCTCCCGCGACCTGGGCGCCGCCTTCGGCCTGGAGCCACCCGATGCCTCGACGCCGTCGGGGCTGCCCGTCGCGCTCGACGAACACCTGCACCTGCTCGAGGTGGACGCCACGTCGGAGCTGCAACGGGGCTGGGGCGGAGGCCGGGGCGATGTCGCGGTCCTGCTCGGAGGAGGCTGGGAGGGCGTGACCTCGGAGGAGGTGGCGCTCGGGCCTGGCGTGGACTCGGTGGTGACGCTCGCGCGGCTGGGAGAGCTCACGCGCGAGCGGCGCTACGAGCTCATCGTCGTGGACGCGCCCTCCACGTCGGGCGCCTTGCGCTTCGTCGCGGGCGCCGAGTCCATGGGCTGGTTCACCCGGCGGTGGAGCAGCCCCTCCGGCGCCATGCGACGCCTGCGTCCTTCGCGCGTCGACCCGGAGGGCGTCGCCGCGCTCCAGGGCGCGCGCGACAGGCTCATGGAGGTGGACGCGCTCCTGCGCGACCCCCAGTCGACGACGCTGCGCTGGGTGACGAGGGCGGACGCGAGGGCGGAGCAGGAGTTGCGCCGCGCCAGCACGGCCTTCGGACTGCAAGGCATTGCGTTGGATTGTGTCGTCATCAATCAGCTCGTACCCGAGGGCATCGTGGCTTCCCCTCGGGTGGAGGACTTCCAGCGACTGCTCGGCACGCTCCCGGTGGTGGGGCTCGCCCGGCAGGAGCGGGAGCTGGTGGGAAGGGACGCGCTCGACGCGTTCGCGAACCAACTCTATGCGGGCGAGGACCCCGCACGGTTGATGGCGAACGGGCCCGCCTCTGGCTTCGGCAAGGACGCGGTGGATGCGTATAGACTCGAGGTGCGGCTGCCATTCGTGAACAAGGAGGACGTGAACCTCTCCCGTCGCGAGGCGGAGCTGGTCATCCAGGTCGGGCCTCTGCGTCGCAATGTCT